The proteins below are encoded in one region of Leptotrichia sp. oral taxon 218:
- a CDS encoding autotransporter-associated N-terminal domain-containing protein, which yields MTNNLKKIKKDLCSFAKKCRDFKYTDSALITFLITGGISISNNLFSSEADKSIEAQKQTISTSIKDIHNQFSEARKENNKLLKKTNLELIQLMEQGDHVVKSPWSSWQYGVNNFYNDWHGTYKGYGGKAGNTKYTRNPDDKFGTYSGGKYGVTTLSRKVIEPVSVIPIYAAVRPKDIHKTPLNLNLPIIEPPQKPNLNINVADPLEIPEINVKDPSRNVTMITPDADPFTNFVWGWRVSGKMGTPYSWKDGLNSYIHQTSGFTRSGSSNYGTIYDNSKEQSIAESININGGTYWTGVDPATGNLSNVTGWSNASQPDSTNFSGLVPAGLPTSGLITYYQDHYNTGGFQGSSGNINMRHYVIAENYDGRWTGHPGNVFANSTYYIAGDEHDNVPGSEAFHVTSDVHFEKVTVNLYGHAAFANIESFRGGTITFNDVKINLKKDSNTVFNIVGWQEIDFNNTGRQFATKIYGSADITADTQNNTIYALTVYNPAVTINNTGKLVFNGASNIGFSVLSWNPDRSKYIDKTYPNWQSQHAEASKDSYESKIITSNPIQMYGDENVGIFFSAKKRDRTSTNDPNIAADKKEGVGIHQGTFDLKMEIGRYLNSDTTASAQSTAGQLSKPGYTPTTVDGNVGVFVQSGQREGINIIGATKSLSDGGQKVGDGRAWNGETQSCIFEGTGSNCNVTPDKIHDLYMDKFNITFGKYAKNGFMFLVDNGSVVHLRDASNSGQDDFSDGIHGGATDQAYTGTGTVVGYVNGLWKTASTHLDTLPGHTTSLENMPSELKVDQNLTMVSDKGIAYYADNGGLVNVNNNKTTTAKGYGSIIGYANGYDGNVKSTVNFTGDITAIDDISSPLSDKITEKYTNIGAYAKDGGIVNVDGKATIHGIGGFADNGEVNLKNTDNEVTTVKDAGLVAKNGGKVNFNGGKIIIKNDSAVTKATSTNATPFYAKATKTSTAGTIIFNANPAKADKADSTVLEMYDGVVLADDPSEYKASVSASSGNYRGLENVTLDIHDDKVIMGIYNDKSRAARTWYNSTDTGATATSPTFTKELEGADQFGKITYSSPATFYTVVLKNGKLDVNAPTVTLDDANDKYKGLKMANELVTISNNTSVTGNVDSTHLKGQGMSMGNIATATQLADSITPSNSTSGFINKGTINVTGGTTAAGIAGMNVSYGTIENTKTGTVTIDNGAGLYATNGSKIVNEGKVTVTGKGVGIAGIGTGRSKQTYGTDDTTAYTTKTVEIINKGTLSVAGDEAIGIYAENNTGTARANVTIESTSPITVGTKGVGIALVSTAPTVSSKTVYHSTNEEGGTITATASGGTDITTGVKGTGIYAEDSDINLTGGDYIIESKDKGVGIFASGRTNVTGSFEYKYNGNATEAGMGIVYNSKATNNADVKLTNSTHTTGGLIGVYTTATANGDTLTNNKKITGISPALEFGIVSDGANIVNSNTGEISLGNAALQENANVGIYAKTKNTITNDGKITVGDNAIGIYGYNINNNTGSIKAGDNGVAIYTQGDGTVNLNANSKITVGKDQAVGVYAVGANQHINVNAGSSMTIGDNSFGIVNLGAGNTVASNTANPVTLGTDAVYVYQNDNKGTVINHTPLTSAGDRNYGLYGNGSIYNDGVIDFSNGIGSVGMYATTGGTATNLTGGIIKVGDSDTNRKEYGVGMATGYYDDNPLSPTYRQVSNQGTVINQGTIEVSKPDTIGMYAVGSGSKAINYGNINLMGSKTVGMYIDRGAVGENWGTIQTTASGLTSAKGVYVANGGYIKNYGVINIAASDSQSAGIWTDNADHAEENANGINPVTLTSQTGTSTPRMKVATASDMKEMGGIVVKVPPKAAVPTVADAQGNIIPIYKLDTDAAVPQPAEVIIKSPSGVTPINFSASDYYMNFPSSSEISSIGMYVDTSGVNYTNPIQGLNYLTGLTDINLLFGAEATRYTTAKAIEVGDNILKPYNDALKGVVTGGTMLNIISSSLTWMAQPTKNPVTELLDKLYLIKVPYTVYAEKNDRNTYNFLDGLEQRYGVEGLGTREKLLFDKISSLNGGEGHILAQAFDEMKGHQYANIQQRTNATGNSLDSEFKYLKDEWRNPTKQNNKIKAFGLRDEYNTDTPGIIDYKSNAYGVAYVHEDEKIKMGNSSGWYAGAVTNRFRFKDLGHSTEDQTMIKAGIFKTMSPKKDYNGALQWTVAGDVFAGINNMKRKFWIVDDTFEAKSTYHTYGAALKNELGYDIRMSERTHLRPYGALKMEYGRFSNIKENDGEVRLEVKGNDYFSVKPEAGLEFKYIQPLAVRTNLTVGVTAAYENELGKLQKGNQARVRYTTADWYNLEKEKEDKHGNGKFDLNIGVDNTRFGVTVNAGYDTKGNNVRGGIGFRAIY from the coding sequence ATGACGAACAATTTAAAAAAAATAAAAAAAGATCTATGTTCATTTGCAAAAAAGTGTCGAGACTTTAAGTACACAGATTCTGCATTAATTACATTTTTGATTACAGGAGGAATAAGTATTTCAAACAACTTATTTTCTTCTGAAGCAGACAAGAGCATCGAAGCTCAGAAGCAAACTATTTCTACATCAATAAAAGATATTCATAATCAGTTTTCAGAAGCTAGGAAAGAAAATAACAAGCTTTTGAAAAAGACAAATTTAGAATTAATTCAGCTTATGGAACAAGGAGATCATGTAGTAAAATCACCTTGGTCAAGCTGGCAATATGGAGTCAATAATTTTTATAACGACTGGCACGGCACATACAAAGGCTATGGAGGCAAAGCAGGAAACACGAAGTACACAAGAAATCCAGATGACAAGTTTGGAACTTATTCTGGAGGAAAATATGGAGTTACAACTCTTAGCAGAAAGGTTATAGAACCTGTTTCAGTTATACCAATATATGCCGCAGTAAGACCAAAGGACATTCACAAAACTCCTTTGAATCTTAACCTACCAATAATTGAACCACCACAAAAGCCAAATTTAAATATAAATGTAGCAGATCCTCTGGAAATACCAGAAATCAATGTCAAAGATCCAAGCAGAAATGTAACTATGATTACACCTGATGCTGATCCATTTACTAATTTTGTGTGGGGATGGAGAGTTTCAGGGAAAATGGGAACTCCATATTCTTGGAAAGATGGGCTGAATAGTTATATTCATCAAACTAGTGGATTTACTCGATCTGGATCAAGTAATTATGGAACTATTTATGATAACAGTAAGGAGCAGTCAATAGCAGAAAGCATTAATATAAATGGAGGTACTTACTGGACAGGAGTTGATCCTGCAACAGGAAATCTTAGCAATGTAACTGGGTGGTCTAATGCTTCTCAACCTGATAGCACTAACTTTTCAGGATTAGTTCCTGCTGGATTGCCTACTTCAGGATTAATAACATATTATCAAGATCATTATAATACTGGAGGTTTTCAAGGAAGCTCTGGAAATATAAATATGCGACATTATGTTATAGCTGAAAATTATGATGGAAGATGGACAGGACATCCTGGAAATGTTTTTGCTAATTCAACATATTATATTGCAGGAGATGAACACGATAATGTTCCCGGTTCTGAAGCATTTCATGTAACATCAGATGTACATTTTGAAAAGGTAACTGTCAATTTATATGGACATGCAGCTTTTGCAAACATAGAATCTTTCCGTGGCGGAACTATAACTTTTAATGATGTGAAAATTAATTTAAAAAAAGATAGTAATACTGTATTTAATATAGTAGGCTGGCAGGAAATTGATTTCAATAATACTGGAAGACAATTTGCTACAAAAATATACGGTTCTGCAGATATAACAGCTGATACTCAAAATAATACAATTTATGCCCTAACTGTATATAATCCAGCAGTAACTATTAATAACACTGGTAAACTGGTTTTTAACGGAGCTAGCAATATAGGATTTTCAGTATTATCATGGAATCCAGATAGATCTAAATATATAGATAAGACTTATCCAAACTGGCAAAGTCAACATGCTGAAGCTAGTAAAGATAGCTATGAATCTAAAATTATCACATCTAATCCTATACAGATGTATGGTGATGAAAATGTTGGAATATTCTTTTCTGCAAAAAAGAGAGACAGAACATCAACAAATGATCCAAATATAGCAGCTGATAAAAAAGAAGGAGTTGGAATACACCAAGGGACATTTGACTTGAAAATGGAAATTGGTAGATATTTAAATTCAGATACTACGGCATCAGCACAGTCAACCGCAGGACAACTGTCTAAACCTGGCTATACTCCTACAACTGTAGATGGAAATGTTGGAGTATTTGTACAGTCTGGGCAAAGAGAAGGAATAAATATAATTGGAGCAACAAAGAGTTTATCCGATGGAGGACAAAAAGTTGGAGATGGTAGAGCATGGAATGGTGAAACGCAATCTTGTATATTTGAAGGTACAGGTTCTAATTGTAATGTTACGCCAGACAAAATTCATGACTTATATATGGACAAATTTAATATAACATTTGGAAAATATGCTAAGAACGGATTTATGTTCCTGGTTGATAATGGAAGTGTTGTTCATCTTAGGGATGCAAGTAACAGTGGACAGGACGACTTTTCTGATGGTATACATGGAGGTGCTACGGATCAGGCTTATACAGGTACTGGAACAGTTGTTGGGTATGTAAATGGGCTGTGGAAGACTGCAAGTACTCATTTAGATACATTACCAGGACATACTACTTCGCTGGAAAACATGCCTTCAGAGCTTAAAGTTGATCAGAACTTGACAATGGTAAGTGATAAAGGTATTGCATATTATGCAGATAATGGTGGACTCGTAAATGTAAATAATAATAAAACAACAACAGCAAAAGGATATGGTTCAATAATTGGGTATGCAAATGGTTATGATGGAAATGTAAAAAGTACTGTTAATTTCACAGGAGATATTACTGCAATTGATGATATTTCAAGTCCTCTATCTGATAAAATTACTGAAAAATATACTAATATAGGAGCTTATGCTAAAGATGGCGGTATTGTCAATGTTGATGGAAAAGCTACTATACATGGAATTGGCGGATTTGCAGATAATGGGGAAGTTAATCTGAAGAATACGGATAATGAAGTAACGACTGTAAAAGATGCCGGATTAGTAGCTAAAAATGGTGGAAAAGTTAATTTTAACGGTGGAAAAATTATAATAAAAAATGATTCAGCTGTAACAAAAGCTACAAGCACTAATGCTACACCATTTTATGCAAAGGCAACAAAAACAAGCACAGCGGGAACTATAATTTTTAATGCAAATCCAGCAAAGGCAGACAAAGCGGATTCAACAGTTCTGGAAATGTATGATGGAGTTGTGTTAGCTGATGATCCTAGTGAATATAAGGCTTCTGTATCTGCTTCTTCTGGAAATTACAGAGGACTGGAAAATGTAACGCTTGATATTCATGATGACAAGGTAATAATGGGAATCTACAATGACAAGTCAAGAGCAGCACGTACTTGGTACAATAGTACTGATACAGGAGCTACAGCTACATCACCTACGTTTACTAAAGAACTGGAAGGTGCAGACCAATTTGGTAAAATAACATATTCAAGTCCTGCGACATTCTACACAGTAGTATTAAAAAATGGTAAACTGGATGTAAATGCTCCAACAGTAACATTGGACGATGCAAACGATAAATATAAGGGTCTGAAAATGGCAAATGAACTTGTAACAATAAGCAACAATACTTCTGTTACAGGAAATGTAGACAGTACACACCTGAAAGGGCAAGGAATGTCTATGGGAAATATTGCCACAGCTACACAATTGGCAGACAGCATAACTCCATCTAATTCAACTTCAGGATTTATCAACAAAGGAACAATAAATGTAACAGGTGGTACAACTGCTGCAGGAATTGCTGGAATGAATGTAAGTTATGGAACTATTGAAAATACAAAGACTGGTACAGTAACAATTGACAATGGGGCTGGACTTTATGCAACTAATGGAAGTAAAATCGTAAATGAAGGTAAAGTTACTGTAACTGGAAAAGGAGTAGGAATTGCAGGTATTGGTACAGGACGGTCTAAGCAAACTTATGGTACTGATGATACAACTGCATATACAACAAAAACTGTAGAAATTATAAATAAAGGTACATTAAGTGTGGCAGGAGATGAAGCAATTGGAATTTATGCAGAAAACAATACTGGAACAGCACGAGCAAATGTAACGATTGAAAGCACTTCTCCAATTACAGTTGGCACAAAAGGAGTAGGAATTGCATTAGTTTCAACAGCACCGACAGTATCTTCAAAAACTGTTTACCACAGTACTAATGAAGAAGGTGGTACAATCACGGCAACCGCTTCAGGAGGAACTGATATTACAACAGGAGTAAAAGGAACTGGTATTTATGCAGAAGATTCAGATATTAATCTAACAGGCGGAGATTATATTATTGAATCCAAAGATAAAGGTGTTGGTATATTTGCTTCTGGAAGAACAAATGTAACTGGTTCTTTTGAATATAAATATAATGGAAATGCAACAGAAGCAGGAATGGGAATTGTTTATAATTCAAAAGCCACAAATAATGCAGATGTAAAACTTACAAATTCTACGCATACAACAGGTGGACTTATTGGAGTTTATACAACAGCAACAGCCAATGGCGACACTTTAACAAATAATAAAAAAATTACAGGTATATCACCAGCACTTGAATTTGGTATCGTATCAGACGGAGCAAATATTGTCAACAGCAATACAGGAGAAATTTCATTAGGAAATGCAGCATTACAGGAAAATGCAAATGTCGGTATTTATGCAAAAACTAAAAATACGATAACTAATGATGGTAAAATTACTGTTGGAGATAATGCAATAGGAATTTATGGATATAATATTAACAACAATACAGGAAGCATTAAGGCTGGAGATAACGGAGTTGCAATCTATACTCAAGGAGACGGTACAGTAAACTTGAATGCAAATTCTAAAATTACAGTAGGAAAAGATCAAGCTGTAGGCGTTTATGCAGTTGGAGCTAACCAGCACATCAATGTAAATGCAGGATCTAGCATGACAATTGGAGATAATTCATTTGGAATTGTAAATCTTGGAGCAGGAAATACTGTAGCATCTAATACAGCAAATCCAGTAACTTTGGGAACAGATGCAGTTTATGTTTATCAGAATGATAATAAGGGAACTGTGATTAATCACACTCCATTGACATCTGCAGGAGATAGAAATTACGGCCTTTACGGAAATGGAAGCATATACAATGATGGAGTAATTGACTTTTCAAATGGTATTGGAAGTGTAGGAATGTATGCAACTACCGGCGGAACTGCGACAAACCTTACTGGAGGAATAATAAAAGTTGGAGATTCTGATACTAACAGAAAAGAATACGGTGTAGGTATGGCAACAGGATATTATGATGACAACCCATTGTCACCAACATACAGACAAGTTTCTAATCAAGGAACTGTTATAAATCAAGGAACTATTGAAGTGAGCAAACCTGACACGATAGGTATGTATGCAGTAGGTTCAGGATCTAAGGCAATTAACTATGGAAACATCAACCTTATGGGAAGTAAAACTGTTGGAATGTACATTGACAGAGGTGCAGTCGGAGAAAACTGGGGAACTATCCAGACAACGGCAAGCGGACTTACATCAGCAAAAGGAGTTTATGTAGCTAACGGAGGTTATATCAAGAATTACGGAGTGATAAATATTGCGGCTTCAGATAGCCAAAGTGCAGGAATTTGGACAGATAATGCAGATCACGCCGAAGAAAATGCAAATGGAATAAATCCTGTAACTCTGACAAGCCAGACAGGAACTTCAACACCAAGAATGAAAGTGGCTACAGCAAGTGACATGAAGGAAATGGGAGGAATAGTAGTAAAAGTTCCGCCTAAAGCTGCAGTTCCTACCGTGGCAGATGCACAAGGAAATATAATTCCAATATATAAACTAGATACAGATGCTGCAGTACCACAACCTGCTGAAGTGATAATAAAATCACCATCAGGAGTTACACCGATAAATTTTTCAGCAAGCGACTACTATATGAATTTTCCATCATCTTCAGAAATCTCAAGTATAGGAATGTATGTAGATACTTCAGGAGTTAATTATACAAATCCTATTCAAGGATTGAATTACCTAACAGGATTGACTGATATTAACTTGCTGTTCGGGGCAGAGGCTACAAGATATACCACTGCAAAGGCAATTGAAGTTGGAGATAACATTTTGAAACCGTATAATGATGCTTTGAAAGGGGTTGTAACAGGAGGGACTATGTTAAATATAATCTCGTCAAGCTTGACTTGGATGGCACAGCCTACCAAAAACCCTGTAACAGAACTTCTTGACAAGCTATACTTGATTAAGGTTCCTTATACAGTATATGCAGAAAAGAATGACAGAAATACATACAACTTCTTGGATGGACTTGAACAACGGTATGGAGTAGAAGGACTGGGAACAAGAGAAAAACTTCTGTTTGACAAGATAAGCAGCCTAAATGGCGGAGAAGGGCATATTTTGGCTCAGGCATTTGATGAGATGAAAGGACATCAATATGCAAATATTCAGCAAAGAACAAATGCTACGGGAAATTCTCTTGACAGCGAGTTCAAATACTTAAAGGACGAATGGAGAAATCCAACTAAGCAAAATAACAAAATAAAAGCATTTGGTTTAAGGGATGAATATAATACTGACACACCTGGAATCATTGACTATAAGAGCAATGCCTACGGGGTAGCTTATGTCCATGAGGATGAAAAGATTAAGATGGGAAATTCTAGCGGATGGTATGCAGGAGCTGTAACAAATAGATTCAGATTCAAGGATCTAGGACATTCGACAGAAGACCAGACAATGATAAAAGCTGGAATATTTAAGACAATGTCACCTAAAAAGGATTATAACGGAGCACTGCAATGGACAGTTGCAGGAGATGTATTTGCAGGAATTAATAACATGAAGCGTAAATTCTGGATAGTTGATGATACATTTGAAGCTAAATCTACATACCATACTTATGGAGCGGCTCTTAAAAATGAGCTTGGCTATGACATAAGAATGAGCGAAAGAACACATTTAAGACCATACGGGGCCTTGAAAATGGAATATGGAAGATTTAGCAACATCAAGGAAAATGATGGAGAAGTTAGATTAGAAGTAAAAGGAAATGACTATTTCTCAGTAAAACCAGAAGCTGGATTAGAGTTTAAATATATTCAGCCACTTGCAGTAAGAACAAATTTGACAGTAGGAGTTACAGCTGCTTATGAAAATGAGCTTGGAAAACTGCAAAAGGGAAATCAGGCGAGAGTAAGATACACAACGGCAGACTGGTACAATCTTGAAAAGGAAAAGGAAGATAAACATGGAAATGGTAAATTTGACTTGAATATCGGAGTTGACAATACTAGATTTGGTGTTACAGTGAACGCTGGGTATGATACTAAAGGAAATAATGTTCGTGGAGGTATTGGATTTAGGGCAATTTACTAA